GTCTGAGTAATCAAGTAGCCGATAGATCCCTGAGTCATTGCATCGTTTACATCGATCGGAAAAGGAGGGAATACGTCTTTTGACATATCCTGTTGAACCAACAAGTTGCCAACCTGCGGGCCGTTTCCGTGTGTGATTATCAGTTCATAACCTTCCTCTACAAGATCTGCGAGATAAGAGGTAGTTGAGAGGAGGTTCTTCTCCATAATTTCTGCAGTTGGTTTTTCGTTTGGTTTATTTAGAGCATTGCCACCTATTGCAACAACGATTCTCTTCATTTTTCCCCCTATAGCAGTGTGGCTATCATAACTGCCTTAATTGTGTGCTTTCTGTTCTCGGCTTCTTCAAAGACTCTTGAAATGGGACTCTCAAAGACATCTTCAGTCACTTCGTTTCCTTTGACTGCGGGGAGGCAGTGAAGGAAGATCGTCTCCGCCTTTCCAGTCTTTCTCATCATCTCGGCATTTACCTGATAGGGCTTCAAAAGGGCTATTCTTTCCTGCAGCTTTGCTTCTTCTCCCATAGATGCCCAAACATCGGTGTAAACCGCATCGGCATCCATCAGTGCCTTCTCCACGTCTTCAGTAACCTCAATTTTAGCTCCAGACTCTTTCGCAAGCTCCCTGCACTTATCAACTATCGCCGGGTCTGTGTGAAGGCTCTTTGGGCCGCATGCAACGAAATGCAAACCCATCTTCGCAGAACCTATCATAAGAGAGTTGGCCATGTTGTTTCTGGAATCGCCAACGAAGACGAGTTTTCGCCCCTTCAAAGTCCCGAGTGTCTCTTCAATCGTCATGAAATCGGCGAGAATCTGAGTTGGATGGTACAGATCTGTTAGGCCGTTGTACACGGGAACGCCTGACCACTGAGATAGCACTTCAACGGTTTCCTGTTTGAAGCCTCTGAAA
The Mesotoga sp. Brook.08.105.5.1 DNA segment above includes these coding regions:
- the argF gene encoding ornithine carbamoyltransferase — its product is MGVNLKGRSFLTLLDFTSDEIRYLLDVARQVKVEKRAGTPTVRFAGKTLAIVFEKRSTRTRTAFETSFGEEGGHAVFLSKDDIHLGVKEDLKDTARVLGRMFDAIAFRGFKQETVEVLSQWSGVPVYNGLTDLYHPTQILADFMTIEETLGTLKGRKLVFVGDSRNNMANSLMIGSAKMGLHFVACGPKSLHTDPAIVDKCRELAKESGAKIEVTEDVEKALMDADAVYTDVWASMGEEAKLQERIALLKPYQVNAEMMRKTGKAETIFLHCLPAVKGNEVTEDVFESPISRVFEEAENRKHTIKAVMIATLL